The Sphingopyxis fribergensis genome contains a region encoding:
- a CDS encoding lipid II flippase Amj family protein encodes MIDLPLVTILLLTGFINLIGALAYAARIAGVRTRRIAMSFALFNILVLFSRTSNSFLGPFLAKRIETRIHDGSGASLFIDMQFVLAAASVATLIGILLVPTGQRMFATAIGWYQTNRSTTKLALKAMSRSGLRTAHQSLRIPSLAHLKSWSMPKGISWGVLIANCLAQSLLAVGVVASLYAGYLAPEFRVTASQLSALINGFATILLFAFIDPQLSVMTDDAVEGKVGEGEFRRAIMLISLSRLAGTILAQLLLMPAALLIAYVAVHV; translated from the coding sequence ATGATCGACCTCCCCCTCGTCACCATCCTGCTCCTCACGGGTTTCATCAACCTGATCGGCGCGCTTGCCTATGCTGCGCGCATCGCCGGTGTCCGCACGCGGCGCATCGCGATGTCGTTCGCGCTGTTCAACATCCTCGTGCTCTTCTCGCGCACGTCGAACAGCTTCCTCGGCCCCTTTCTCGCCAAAAGGATCGAGACGCGGATCCACGACGGCAGCGGCGCCTCGCTGTTCATCGACATGCAGTTTGTGCTCGCTGCAGCGAGCGTCGCGACGCTGATCGGAATCCTGCTTGTGCCCACCGGGCAGCGCATGTTTGCTACGGCGATCGGCTGGTATCAGACCAACCGCTCGACAACGAAGCTTGCGCTGAAAGCGATGAGTCGCAGCGGGCTGCGCACGGCGCACCAATCGCTGCGCATCCCCAGCCTCGCACATCTCAAGAGCTGGAGCATGCCGAAGGGGATCAGTTGGGGCGTGCTGATCGCCAACTGCCTCGCGCAATCCTTGCTAGCGGTCGGCGTCGTTGCCTCGCTCTACGCGGGCTATCTGGCGCCCGAATTCCGTGTCACAGCATCGCAGCTATCGGCACTGATCAACGGCTTTGCGACGATCCTGCTTTTCGCCTTCATCGACCCGCAGCTATCGGTGATGACCGACGATGCCGTCGAGGGCAAAGTCGGCGAAGGCGAGTTCCGCCGCGCGATCATGCTCATTTCGCTGAGCCGTCTCGCAGGCACCATCCTCGCCCAATTGCTACTGATGCCCGCCGCGCTACTTATCGCCTACGTCGCCGTGCATGTCTGA
- a CDS encoding DUF817 domain-containing protein: MSEPPRGHSRFHAVRSRLEAMAVTPGPRGWFVEFLVFGFKQGWACLFGGLMLALLLGTHLFWPDDAALHRYDAITIGAILIQLGMLAFRLETPKEALVILIFHIVGTVMELFKTAAGSWQYPEASLLHIGAVPLFSGFMYAAVGSYIARVWRIFDFRYTGYPPVWSSYALAVAIYVNFFAHHWLYDSRWFLFAATALLFWRCQVWFRPLHVHRRMPLLVGWGLVALFIWFAENIGTFARAWTYPSQNDGWHMVGFEKLGSWYLLMIISFVLVSLVQRPKLPD, from the coding sequence ATGTCTGAACCACCGCGCGGGCACAGTCGCTTCCACGCCGTCCGCTCGCGGCTGGAGGCGATGGCGGTCACGCCCGGGCCGCGCGGTTGGTTCGTCGAATTCCTCGTCTTTGGGTTCAAGCAGGGTTGGGCGTGCCTGTTCGGCGGCCTGATGCTCGCCCTGCTCCTCGGCACGCACCTTTTCTGGCCCGACGACGCCGCGCTCCACCGCTACGACGCGATCACGATCGGCGCGATACTGATCCAGCTCGGCATGCTCGCCTTTCGGCTCGAGACGCCGAAGGAAGCGCTCGTCATCCTGATCTTTCACATCGTCGGCACGGTGATGGAGCTGTTCAAGACCGCCGCCGGATCGTGGCAATATCCCGAGGCGAGCTTGCTCCACATCGGCGCGGTGCCGCTCTTCTCCGGCTTCATGTATGCTGCGGTCGGCAGCTATATCGCGCGCGTGTGGCGCATCTTCGACTTTCGCTACACCGGCTATCCGCCGGTTTGGTCGAGCTACGCGCTGGCAGTCGCGATCTACGTCAATTTCTTTGCCCACCACTGGCTGTACGACAGCCGCTGGTTCCTGTTCGCGGCCACCGCGTTATTGTTCTGGCGTTGTCAGGTGTGGTTCCGACCCCTCCACGTCCATCGCCGCATGCCGCTACTCGTCGGCTGGGGCCTTGTCGCTTTGTTCATCTGGTTCGCCGAGAATATCGGCACCTTCGCGCGCGCCTGGACCTATCCGAGCCAGAACGATGGCTGGCACATGGTTGGGTTCGAAAAGCTTGGCAGCTGGTATCTGCTGATGATCATCTCGTTCGTTCTCGTCAGCCTGGTCCAGCGGCCGAAGCTGCCCGACTAG
- a CDS encoding M24 family metallopeptidase, whose amino-acid sequence MQRRQFLGTAAIGVLAATLPAPVLAADTADLSNLAAKAVPIGRAERMARIAIAKELMRANDIGALLIEPGSSLIYFTGVRWSRSERLTAAVLTREGEVAIITPFFEEPSVRESLGIEAEVLTWNEDENPLATVAAWLGKRGLTKGRIGVEETVRYFAVDGLEKAMPQATVVNGAPVVRGCRMHKSAAEIALMQIAADITLAAYRHTAPRVEAGMTPADIGAIMKGATEALGGKSEFELILLGEASAYPHGSGKPQAVKSGEVVLMDCGATVHGYQSDISRTFVYGKASPRQRQVWDQMRKGQDVAFAAANLGTPAGKVDDAVRAYYESLGWGPGYKLPGTSHRTGHGIGLDGHEPVNLVRGETTKLAPGMCFSNEPGIYIPGEFGIRLEDCFYMTDSGPKWFSEPPPSIDKPFG is encoded by the coding sequence ATGCAGCGACGGCAATTTCTGGGCACCGCGGCAATCGGCGTGCTGGCAGCGACCTTACCCGCCCCGGTGCTCGCGGCCGACACGGCGGACCTTTCCAACCTCGCCGCGAAGGCCGTTCCCATCGGCAGGGCCGAGCGCATGGCGCGGATCGCCATAGCGAAAGAGCTCATGCGCGCGAACGATATCGGCGCGCTGCTGATCGAACCGGGGTCTAGCCTCATCTATTTCACCGGCGTGCGCTGGTCACGGAGCGAACGGCTGACCGCTGCGGTGCTGACGCGCGAAGGCGAAGTCGCCATCATTACGCCCTTCTTCGAGGAACCGTCGGTGCGCGAGAGCCTGGGCATCGAAGCCGAGGTGCTGACGTGGAACGAGGACGAGAACCCGCTCGCCACCGTCGCCGCCTGGCTTGGCAAGCGCGGGCTGACCAAGGGGCGCATCGGCGTCGAAGAAACGGTGCGCTATTTCGCGGTTGATGGCCTCGAAAAAGCGATGCCGCAGGCGACGGTGGTCAACGGCGCGCCGGTCGTGCGCGGTTGCCGCATGCACAAATCTGCCGCCGAAATCGCGCTGATGCAGATCGCCGCCGACATCACGCTAGCCGCCTATCGCCACACCGCCCCGCGCGTCGAGGCGGGGATGACGCCGGCCGATATTGGCGCGATCATGAAGGGCGCGACCGAGGCGCTTGGCGGCAAGAGCGAGTTCGAGCTGATCCTCCTCGGCGAGGCGAGCGCCTATCCGCACGGGTCGGGCAAGCCGCAGGCGGTGAAGAGCGGCGAAGTCGTGCTCATGGACTGCGGCGCGACGGTGCACGGCTATCAATCCGACATCTCGCGGACCTTTGTTTATGGCAAGGCTAGCCCGCGTCAGCGGCAGGTCTGGGATCAGATGCGCAAGGGGCAGGATGTCGCTTTCGCCGCCGCCAATCTCGGCACGCCCGCCGGCAAGGTCGATGACGCGGTGCGTGCTTATTATGAAAGCCTTGGCTGGGGCCCCGGCTACAAGCTGCCCGGCACCTCGCACCGCACTGGGCACGGTATCGGCCTCGACGGGCACGAGCCGGTCAATCTGGTGCGCGGTGAAACGACGAAGCTCGCGCCCGGCATGTGTTTCTCGAACGAGCCGGGCATCTATATTCCCGGCGAATTCGGCATAAGGCTCGAGGACTGTTTCTATATGACCGACAGCGGGCCGAAATGGTTCAGCGAACCGCCGCCGTCGATCGACAAGCCGTTTGGCTAG
- the mreB gene encoding rod shape-determining protein, with the protein MKFFNRFASTAHDMAIDLGTVNTVVYVRDKGIVLNEPSVVALETRDGVRRVKVVGNEAKPMMGKTPDNIQAIRPLRDGVIADIDVAEQMLKHFMDKAQGGASRFRQRSHVVICVPSGSTMVERRAIRDAATNAGAVSVRLIEESLAAAIGAGLHVTEPRGAMVVDIGGGTTEVAVLSLSGVAYSNSVRVGGDKMDEMISSSIRRKHNLMVGEMTAERVKLTIGCATPPVGDGMVMGVKGRDLVTGRPAEVQVTEAEIAEALAEPVGQIVSAVRAALEQTPPELSADIIDEGITLTGGGALLRRMDEAIASATGLPVVVADDALICVAMGAGRAFEDPAYHGVLITA; encoded by the coding sequence ATGAAGTTTTTTAATCGGTTTGCGTCGACCGCGCACGATATGGCCATCGATCTGGGTACCGTTAACACCGTCGTTTATGTGCGCGACAAGGGCATCGTCCTCAACGAACCGTCGGTCGTTGCGTTGGAAACCCGCGATGGCGTGCGCCGCGTCAAGGTCGTCGGCAACGAAGCCAAGCCGATGATGGGCAAGACCCCCGACAATATCCAGGCGATCCGTCCCTTACGCGACGGGGTGATCGCCGACATCGATGTCGCCGAACAAATGCTGAAGCATTTCATGGACAAGGCGCAGGGCGGCGCCAGCCGGTTCAGGCAGCGGAGCCATGTCGTGATCTGCGTGCCGTCGGGATCGACGATGGTCGAGCGCCGCGCGATCCGCGACGCCGCGACCAATGCCGGCGCGGTGTCGGTGCGGCTGATCGAGGAATCGCTCGCCGCGGCGATCGGCGCGGGGCTGCACGTCACCGAACCGCGCGGGGCGATGGTCGTCGACATCGGCGGCGGCACGACCGAGGTCGCGGTGCTATCGCTGAGCGGCGTCGCCTACAGCAATTCGGTGCGCGTCGGCGGCGACAAGATGGATGAGATGATTTCCTCTTCGATCCGCCGCAAACATAATCTGATGGTGGGTGAAATGACCGCCGAGCGCGTCAAGTTGACGATCGGATGCGCGACGCCGCCGGTCGGCGACGGCATGGTCATGGGCGTCAAGGGCCGAGACCTGGTGACCGGCCGCCCCGCCGAGGTGCAGGTGACCGAGGCCGAAATCGCCGAGGCGCTGGCCGAACCCGTCGGCCAGATCGTGAGCGCGGTACGCGCGGCGCTGGAACAGACGCCGCCCGAACTGTCGGCCGATATTATCGATGAGGGCATTACGCTGACCGGCGGCGGGGCGTTGCTGCGGCGGATGGACGAGGCGATCGCGAGCGCGACGGGGCTGCCGGTGGTGGTGGCCGACGACGCGCTGATCTGCGTCGCGATGGGCGCGGGACGCGCGTTCGAGGATCCCGCCTATCATGGCGTGCTGATCACCGCTTGA
- a CDS encoding BlaI/MecI/CopY family transcriptional regulator: MLSSLPPREREIVDILYERGASTVIEIGEALADELSGSAIRAMLKRLETKGFVAREQSDRGFVYAPSVSDKTARKSALSQVVRVFFNGSATSAAAALLGMQDEMSNSELDELEQMIAKAREGKA; this comes from the coding sequence ATGTTGTCCAGTTTGCCGCCGCGGGAACGCGAAATCGTCGATATCCTATACGAGCGCGGGGCGTCGACCGTCATCGAGATTGGCGAAGCCTTGGCCGACGAGCTGTCGGGTTCCGCGATCCGCGCGATGCTCAAGCGGCTGGAGACCAAAGGCTTCGTCGCCCGCGAACAGTCCGACCGCGGTTTCGTCTATGCGCCGAGCGTGTCCGACAAGACCGCGCGCAAGTCCGCGCTGTCACAGGTCGTGCGCGTCTTCTTCAACGGATCGGCGACGAGTGCTGCCGCGGCGCTGCTCGGGATGCAGGACGAGATGAGCAATAGCGAACTCGACGAACTTGAACAGATGATCGCTAAAGCGCGCGAAGGGAAAGCGTGA
- a CDS encoding M56 family metallopeptidase has translation MLTAAMLLGLAWKSVIVAALTLGLLRLARWRSAGERSMIAHAGLMALLALPAAILLLPQWAPLPAAWSFEPAVPIVQTATTGGSAIDPAPAATSVPVVVESAGSTPIVFSWSDLAPFLYLAPLLLLSGVMAVAVVRLFAMRGRAEILVERSWLSALAEAQRRMGFKHGTALLVSNELRSPISWGVLRPTIVLSPKAVAASGEAEAIIAHELAHVARLDWAKLLGARVACAVFWFNPLVWMLARESHQLREEAADDAVLMADIDGPDYATLLVGAARHDNQGALLAAHGVAPGKDSLKRRITRVLDGSLRRGPASASWILMSLVVLAGITVPLAAFSATAKPALTADVHSAVASTIRKTTTVTSQSAAAAKATQTDDTGRAAATSKTLSAEQLVSMRAVGVTPEYVAQMREHGGSLDADEIISAKASGIDPAYIRQMRDVIPGADFDELVGARHVGVNAAFARDMKSHFPDVGIDDLIALKAMGVDCDFVTDMQRSGVKMRRADDAIELRATGWVGATKPRPARAPRSATKAVRGENVAVVDMERGVIEARAADGRTAQIAFPVKPEPPEPPVRD, from the coding sequence ATGTTGACCGCCGCCATGTTGCTGGGCCTTGCCTGGAAATCCGTCATTGTCGCCGCGCTGACGCTCGGCCTGCTGCGCCTCGCGCGCTGGCGTTCGGCCGGCGAGCGGTCGATGATCGCGCATGCGGGCCTGATGGCGCTGCTCGCGCTGCCGGCCGCTATATTGCTGCTGCCGCAATGGGCGCCGCTGCCCGCGGCCTGGTCCTTCGAACCCGCCGTGCCGATCGTGCAAACGGCAACAACGGGGGGGTCGGCGATCGATCCGGCACCCGCTGCGACGTCAGTCCCTGTCGTGGTGGAAAGTGCCGGATCGACGCCGATCGTCTTTTCGTGGAGCGACCTTGCACCCTTTCTCTATCTTGCCCCGCTCCTGCTGTTATCTGGAGTGATGGCGGTCGCGGTGGTGCGGTTGTTCGCGATGCGCGGGCGCGCCGAAATATTGGTCGAGCGATCGTGGCTGTCGGCGCTCGCCGAGGCGCAGCGGCGGATGGGGTTCAAGCATGGCACCGCGCTGCTGGTCAGCAACGAATTGCGCTCGCCGATCAGCTGGGGCGTGCTGCGTCCGACGATCGTGCTGAGCCCGAAAGCCGTGGCGGCGTCGGGTGAGGCCGAGGCGATCATCGCGCACGAACTGGCGCATGTCGCGCGGCTCGACTGGGCGAAGCTGCTCGGCGCGCGTGTCGCCTGTGCGGTCTTCTGGTTCAATCCGCTGGTGTGGATGCTGGCGCGCGAGAGCCACCAATTGCGCGAGGAAGCCGCCGATGACGCGGTGCTGATGGCCGACATCGACGGTCCCGACTATGCAACCCTGCTGGTCGGCGCGGCGCGGCACGACAATCAGGGCGCGCTGCTCGCCGCGCATGGCGTCGCGCCGGGCAAGGACAGTTTGAAGCGCCGGATCACACGCGTCCTCGACGGCAGCCTGAGGCGCGGTCCGGCGAGCGCGAGCTGGATCCTGATGAGCCTGGTGGTGCTCGCGGGTATCACCGTGCCGCTCGCTGCCTTCTCGGCGACCGCTAAGCCCGCACTGACGGCGGACGTCCACTCCGCCGTCGCCTCGACGATCAGGAAGACGACGACCGTGACATCGCAGTCCGCCGCAGCTGCAAAGGCAACCCAGACCGATGATACGGGCCGCGCAGCAGCGACGTCGAAGACGCTCAGCGCCGAACAGCTGGTGAGCATGCGCGCGGTCGGTGTGACCCCCGAATATGTCGCCCAGATGCGCGAGCATGGCGGCTCGCTCGATGCCGACGAGATCATCTCGGCGAAGGCGAGCGGGATCGACCCGGCCTATATCCGGCAGATGCGCGACGTCATTCCCGGCGCCGATTTCGACGAACTGGTCGGCGCACGTCATGTCGGCGTCAATGCCGCCTTCGCCCGCGACATGAAATCGCATTTCCCCGACGTCGGCATCGACGACCTGATCGCGCTGAAGGCGATGGGGGTCGACTGCGATTTCGTCACCGACATGCAACGGTCGGGGGTGAAGATGCGCCGCGCCGACGATGCTATCGAACTGCGCGCAACGGGGTGGGTCGGGGCGACGAAACCGCGGCCTGCGAGGGCGCCCCGTTCGGCCACGAAAGCGGTGCGCGGCGAGAATGTCGCGGTGGTCGATATGGAACGTGGCGTTATCGAGGCGCGGGCCGCCGACGGCCGGACCGCCCAGATTGCATTCCCCGTGAAACCCGAACCGCCGGAGCCGCCCGTCCGCGACTGA
- a CDS encoding vWA domain-containing protein, translating to MFFGFLDELRAAGIPASLKEHLMLLEALDREVIDRSPEQFYYLSRAIYVKDEGLLDRFDQVFNKVFKGIISDYGQNPVDVPADWLKAVAEKFLTPEEMAAIESLGDWDKIMETLKERLEEQQKRHEGGSKWIGTGGTSPFGNSGYNPEGVRIGGESKHKRALKVWEKREFQNLDNTKELGTRNIKIALRRLRKFAREGAADELDIPGTIDGTARQGWLDIKMRPERRNAVKLLLFLDVGGSMDPFIKLCEELFSAATTEFKNLEFFYFHNCPYEGVWKDNKRRWSERHQMWDILHKYGHDYKVIFVGDASMSAYEVTHPGGSVEHFNEESGAVWLQRITHVYPAAVWLNPVPEAHWGYTQSVKLIKQLMNDRMYPLSLEGLDDAMRELTRKH from the coding sequence ATGTTTTTCGGCTTTCTCGACGAGCTTCGCGCCGCGGGCATCCCCGCCAGTCTGAAAGAGCATCTGATGCTGCTGGAGGCGCTCGACCGCGAGGTGATCGACCGCAGCCCCGAGCAATTCTATTACCTGTCCCGCGCGATCTACGTGAAGGACGAGGGCCTGCTCGATCGTTTCGACCAAGTGTTCAACAAGGTCTTCAAGGGCATCATTTCGGATTACGGCCAGAACCCGGTCGACGTTCCCGCCGACTGGCTGAAGGCGGTCGCCGAGAAATTCCTGACGCCCGAGGAAATGGCCGCGATCGAATCGCTCGGCGACTGGGACAAGATCATGGAGACGCTGAAAGAGCGGCTCGAGGAACAGCAGAAGCGCCATGAGGGCGGCAGCAAGTGGATCGGCACCGGCGGCACCTCGCCCTTCGGAAATTCGGGCTATAACCCCGAAGGCGTGCGCATCGGCGGCGAGAGCAAGCATAAGCGCGCGCTGAAGGTGTGGGAAAAGCGCGAGTTCCAGAACCTCGACAACACCAAGGAACTCGGCACCCGCAACATCAAGATCGCGCTGCGCCGCCTGCGCAAATTCGCGCGCGAGGGCGCGGCCGACGAGCTCGACATTCCGGGCACGATCGACGGCACCGCACGGCAGGGCTGGCTCGACATCAAGATGCGCCCCGAGCGGCGCAATGCCGTGAAGCTTCTGCTCTTCCTCGACGTGGGCGGATCGATGGACCCGTTCATCAAGCTCTGCGAAGAATTGTTCAGCGCCGCGACGACCGAATTCAAGAATCTCGAATTCTTCTATTTCCACAATTGCCCCTATGAAGGCGTGTGGAAGGACAATAAGCGCCGATGGTCCGAACGCCACCAGATGTGGGATATCCTCCACAAATATGGCCATGATTATAAAGTGATCTTCGTCGGCGACGCGTCGATGAGCGCCTATGAAGTCACCCATCCAGGCGGCAGCGTCGAACATTTCAACGAGGAATCGGGCGCGGTGTGGCTCCAGCGGATCACCCATGTCTATCCCGCCGCGGTGTGGCTCAACCCGGTGCCTGAGGCGCATTGGGGCTACACCCAGTCGGTAAAGCTGATCAAACAGTTGATGAACGACCGCATGTATCCGCTCAGTCTCGAAGGGCTCGACGATGCGATGCGCGAGCTGACGCGCAAGCATTGA
- a CDS encoding TonB-dependent receptor plug domain-containing protein, translating to MKRWSSLIAVAAALATPALAQEAAAPNGDTPPPAPTEVPAGGISSAARQVYTPADFARYSPNNAYDMLIQVPSFQIRDNENLRGLGQATGNVLFNGERPSNKGDDMYTQLSRIPAGNVERIEVVDGATLDIPGLSGQVANVVYRADAFSGQFSWKPEFRAHYTDPLFTRADVSVRGRSGAVEYEVALNNDDSARSGAGGPTLLYDGARNITERRKDIWNTHYDTPKLSGRIMWDPAGDTVANLGGHYQRKYDRYYEDGLRTGPGLPDSIRTVYENADSWNYEFSGDYQFGVGPGKLKLIGLRRFSHEPYRQEIITTPDGGVATGDRFAQTGDLGETIGRGEYQWKMFGGDWQLSGEAAFNTLDNVASIAVLDPTGAWVDQPFEGGTGGVSEDRYEGLLSFGRKLTDKLNFQIVAGAEHSTITQTGMNGLTRSFFRPKGSISLAWTPTADFDVSVKMRRRVLQLSFYDFLARAFLNDGNQNESNNDLRPQQDWSYEAEINKKFGAWGSTKLILIYRDVEDRVDVIPIGTDGEAVGNIAKAKAGAIDWTATINLDPAGIKGMKLEPRMLLQKSSLRDPFTGEKRQWNGFTDTVISLGLRHDIPASDWAWGGDVEYSHYQPSYRRNQTDRVWEGPVWASVFVEHKDVLGLTVRASIRNIANARSRRDRTAYTGVRGESPVSFIEERDRLIGPIFSFSVRGKF from the coding sequence GTGAAGCGTTGGAGCAGTCTGATAGCGGTTGCGGCCGCGCTGGCCACCCCCGCGCTGGCGCAGGAGGCCGCGGCGCCGAACGGCGATACCCCACCTCCGGCACCAACCGAAGTACCGGCGGGCGGGATCAGCAGCGCAGCGCGGCAGGTCTATACGCCCGCCGACTTCGCGCGCTATTCGCCCAACAACGCCTATGACATGCTGATCCAGGTTCCGAGTTTCCAGATCCGCGACAACGAGAATTTGCGCGGGCTGGGGCAGGCGACGGGCAATGTCCTGTTCAATGGCGAACGGCCGTCGAACAAGGGCGACGACATGTACACTCAATTGTCGCGCATTCCCGCAGGCAATGTCGAACGGATCGAGGTCGTCGACGGCGCGACGCTCGATATTCCGGGACTGTCGGGACAGGTCGCCAATGTCGTCTATCGCGCCGATGCCTTTTCGGGGCAGTTTTCGTGGAAGCCCGAATTTCGCGCCCATTACACCGATCCCCTGTTCACCCGCGCCGACGTGTCGGTGCGCGGCCGCAGCGGGGCGGTCGAATATGAGGTCGCGCTGAATAACGACGATTCGGCGCGCAGCGGCGCGGGTGGGCCGACGCTCCTCTATGACGGCGCGCGCAACATCACCGAGCGGCGCAAGGACATCTGGAACACGCATTATGACACGCCGAAGCTGTCGGGGCGAATTATGTGGGATCCGGCGGGCGACACCGTCGCCAATCTCGGCGGCCATTATCAGCGCAAATATGACCGCTATTATGAGGATGGCCTGCGCACCGGACCGGGCCTGCCCGACAGCATCCGCACGGTATATGAAAATGCCGACAGCTGGAATTATGAGTTCAGCGGCGATTATCAATTCGGCGTCGGACCGGGAAAGCTGAAGCTGATCGGGCTCCGCCGGTTCAGCCACGAGCCGTACCGGCAGGAGATCATCACGACCCCCGACGGCGGCGTCGCGACGGGCGACCGTTTTGCTCAGACCGGCGACCTTGGCGAGACGATCGGGCGCGGCGAATATCAGTGGAAGATGTTCGGCGGCGACTGGCAATTGTCAGGTGAGGCGGCGTTCAACACGCTCGACAATGTAGCGTCGATCGCGGTGCTTGATCCAACGGGAGCATGGGTAGACCAGCCGTTCGAGGGCGGCACCGGCGGGGTGAGCGAGGACCGCTATGAAGGTCTCCTGAGCTTCGGGCGCAAGCTGACCGACAAGCTGAATTTCCAGATTGTCGCGGGCGCCGAACATTCGACGATCACCCAGACCGGCATGAACGGCCTGACGCGCAGCTTTTTCCGGCCCAAGGGGTCGATCTCGCTCGCCTGGACGCCAACCGCCGATTTCGACGTGTCGGTAAAGATGCGGCGGCGCGTGCTGCAATTGTCCTTCTATGACTTCCTGGCGCGGGCTTTCCTGAACGACGGCAACCAGAATGAGAGCAACAACGATCTCAGGCCCCAGCAGGATTGGTCGTATGAGGCCGAGATCAACAAGAAGTTCGGCGCGTGGGGCTCGACCAAGCTCATCCTCATCTATCGCGACGTCGAGGACCGCGTCGATGTGATTCCGATCGGCACCGATGGCGAGGCGGTGGGCAATATCGCGAAGGCGAAGGCGGGCGCGATCGACTGGACGGCGACGATCAACCTCGACCCCGCGGGGATCAAGGGAATGAAGCTCGAGCCCCGGATGTTGCTACAGAAAAGTTCGCTGCGCGATCCCTTCACCGGCGAGAAAAGGCAGTGGAACGGCTTTACTGACACGGTGATCAGCCTCGGCCTGCGCCACGACATCCCGGCGAGCGACTGGGCGTGGGGCGGCGATGTCGAATATTCGCACTATCAGCCGAGTTATCGCCGCAACCAGACCGACAGAGTATGGGAAGGCCCGGTGTGGGCGTCGGTTTTCGTCGAGCATAAGGATGTGCTGGGCCTGACTGTCCGGGCGTCGATCCGCAACATCGCCAATGCGCGATCGAGGCGCGACCGGACGGCCTATACCGGGGTTCGCGGCGAAAGCCCGGTCAGCTTCATCGAGGAACGCGACCGGCTGATCGGGCCGATCTTTTCCTTTTCGGTGCGCGGGAAGTTCTGA
- a CDS encoding reverse transcriptase-like protein, with amino-acid sequence METAVVTGGAATVVRDAGIGSSMDAEWLALIAALRLAQQLGLTNFVLLGDAAAVVEQANGAVRARGEGAHHLANFRALVGEGAMPAVRYIKRTQNLAGIALARG; translated from the coding sequence ATGGAAACCGCCGTCGTGACCGGCGGCGCCGCGACGGTCGTGCGCGACGCGGGGATCGGCAGCAGCATGGATGCCGAGTGGCTGGCGTTGATCGCGGCGCTGCGGCTGGCGCAGCAGCTGGGGCTGACGAATTTCGTCCTCCTCGGCGACGCGGCGGCGGTGGTGGAACAGGCGAATGGCGCCGTGCGCGCGCGCGGGGAGGGGGCACACCATCTGGCTAATTTCCGCGCGCTAGTCGGCGAGGGGGCGATGCCGGCCGTGCGTTATATCAAGCGGACGCAAAATCTGGCGGGAATTGCGCTGGCGCGCGGGTGA
- a CDS encoding adenosine deaminase, with the protein MPDGFASTEERATFIAALPKAELHLHIEGSLEPELMFELAQRNHVAIPFASIEEVRAAYAFSNLQDFLDIYYQGMGVLHTEQDFYDLTAAYLARANADAVRHVEIFFDPQGHTARGIAFETVVAGITRALDDTAASYGMTSKLIMCFLRHLSEAEAEATLDEALPFLDRIDGVGLDSSEVGHPPAKFEHVFARARGLGLKIVAHAGEEGPPAYVLEALDLLKVDRIDHGNRSLEDPALVARLAAEGMTLTVCPLSNLKLCVVGDIADHPLRTMLDAGLAATVNSDDPSYFGGYVNANYQAVADALDLSRDELLTLARNSFTGSFLSDADKARHLAAIDAYARPAPRV; encoded by the coding sequence ATGCCTGATGGTTTTGCATCAACCGAGGAGCGCGCCACTTTCATCGCCGCGCTGCCCAAGGCCGAGCTTCACCTTCATATCGAAGGGTCGCTCGAGCCCGAGTTGATGTTCGAACTGGCGCAGCGCAACCATGTCGCTATCCCCTTTGCGTCGATCGAGGAAGTGCGCGCCGCCTACGCCTTCTCGAACCTCCAGGATTTCCTCGACATTTATTATCAGGGGATGGGCGTCCTCCACACCGAGCAGGACTTTTACGACCTGACCGCCGCCTATCTCGCGCGCGCGAATGCCGACGCGGTCCGCCACGTCGAAATCTTCTTCGACCCCCAGGGGCATACGGCACGCGGTATCGCCTTCGAAACCGTCGTCGCGGGCATCACCCGCGCGCTCGACGATACGGCGGCGAGCTACGGCATGACGTCGAAGCTCATCATGTGCTTCCTCCGCCACCTCAGCGAAGCCGAGGCCGAAGCGACGCTCGACGAAGCCCTGCCCTTCCTCGATCGCATCGACGGTGTCGGCCTTGATTCGTCGGAGGTCGGCCATCCGCCCGCGAAATTCGAACACGTCTTTGCGCGCGCCCGCGGTCTCGGGCTCAAGATCGTCGCGCATGCCGGCGAGGAAGGCCCGCCCGCCTATGTCCTCGAAGCGCTCGACCTCCTCAAAGTCGACCGCATCGACCATGGCAACCGCAGCCTCGAAGACCCCGCGCTCGTCGCGCGCCTCGCGGCCGAGGGCATGACGCTCACCGTCTGCCCGCTTTCGAACCTGAAGCTCTGCGTCGTAGGCGACATCGCCGACCACCCGCTGCGCACGATGCTCGATGCGGGGCTCGCGGCGACGGTCAACAGCGACGATCCCAGCTATTTCGGCGGCTATGTGAACGCCAATTATCAGGCCGTCGCCGACGCGCTCGACCTGTCGAGGGACGAACTGCTCACGCTCGCACGCAACAGTTTCACCGGATCGTTCCTGAGCGACGCCGACAAAGCGCGCCACCTCGCGGCGATCGATGCCTACGCCCGACCCGCGCCACGAGTTTAG